One Oncorhynchus kisutch isolate 150728-3 linkage group LG11, Okis_V2, whole genome shotgun sequence genomic region harbors:
- the LOC109899245 gene encoding uncharacterized protein LOC109899245 isoform X2: MRMAGQSDAALSSSDDSLSCRDGSSTDPDLQPRAWPRPLGDLYPTQGHVEIAVPPSLLSGCGAQVQLVTYDPHNEESRLNRLNTDTWSSRVIGHPEMKPYPSRIMRLFSTQRKCTVPGDSPGTTRPLSFQGPQSSAGGPQAWPVLSGLAVMGSFKKLRSSVLQGIQNRGTANPDGEYISAANQGEYNGMVTTNQSLRLRCGEGYSVSSRVSIGQQMAGMSPYSSENEEEEEVVDKEDGLQRNTCFSRSIRRAYGAGRISLLDTGQNGERGEGPGQGVSSNQRPGLGSSSGSEVNLHSEESVNVLSRLTKSADNLHLKAPFRRKAPSPSPNDSPGTIGSVVANVGPSIQRSASASSVDLRDRSQSPGRLRSPLGARGHMLKLVGSMTDLTVRRRPNLSPVTCPGSPVTPLSPLSRLHDDYSRRTPCLPAGDRQRRPSPARTRNVTLVSLEHTPTIHPHLQGRPDHVFSFPTYSEPLATTSSPLRSSLCEGGRPQEGRGDGWRAQCDSTPLHQGEPCESHSKHQPEVNAEVKTAPKQCIWTRPDQDQEELEDTSDEQGREALLGGEEAPSPSATGTTLTPRCSLHSPISPILTTSPMATGATETSTSVTPRRRAGRSRPRPISDYAQLVARKYAIPEEEAELQPEERITNGTLCQDFKSNGGSQDSDSQENYNMNGDLRCRRRRPMSVIGGVDLYSSPGAEGREDRLPSPLSRPPVPSHQVPSYRAVSARFRPSTFSQSTPIGLDRLGQRKLHRVLSDGGSECCAAVDGDSVSEEEGSFDELSDVTTYLQPGVGLSALSQWISQGQAVYAEALWDHVTMEEQELAFKAGDVIRVLEAPHKDWWWGMGADREAWFPSSFVRVRVNQEEDSGAESVERCALDQENPHTAPRDTHSAEHRHQMRTNVVKEIMNTERIYIKHLRDICEGYIRQCGKNPGMFTELQLKTIFSNIEDIYKFQRQFLKDLERKYNTDQPHLSEIGACFLLQGEGFSIYSEYCNTHPAACGELQRLMKLGRYKHFFEACRLLQQMIDISIAGFLLTPVQKICKYPLQLGELLKYTPKDHSDYGGVSDAYEAMKNVASLINEGKRRLESVDAIAHWQVAILRWEGADVLERSSELIHSGELTRIVCQGNKTQQRSFFLFDHQLVFCKKDVLRRDLLYYRGRLDMDHTELLEMPDGRDPELGISLKNALWLRNSSTLETLCYLCCRKPQDRQRWLQAFARERRRVQEDQETGMKISETQRKQAIFNARKSRQGKMKTMGYSVPPHNQPLHPIHQRHVTVPTSVPQQQVFTLAEPKRKPAHLWYTFTRHTFFRK, translated from the exons GCGGGGCAGAGCGATGCAGCCCTGTCTAGCAGCGATGACTCCCTCTCCTGTCGCGATGGCTCCTCCACCGACCCTGACCTTCAACCTCGAGCCTGGCCCCGACCCCTCGGCGATCTTTACCCTACCCAGGGTCACGTGGAGATTGCGGTGCCCCCGTCCCTGCTGTCTGGGTGTGGTGCCCAGGTACAGCTTGTGACCTATGACCCCCACAATGAGGAGAGTAGACTGAACAGGCTCAACACGGACACCTGGTCCAGCCGAGTGATAGGCCACCCTGAGATGAAGCCCTACCCCTCCAGGATCATGAGGCTCTTCTCTACCCAGAGGAAGTGCACTGTTCCTGGGGACAGTCCGGGCACAACCAGGCCCCTCTCCTTCCAGGGCCCTCAATCCAGTGCCGGGGGCCCGCAGGCTTGGCCAGTCCTGTCAGGGCTTGCCGTCATGGGCTCCTTTAAGAAGCTGCGCTCCTCAGTGCTCCAAGGCATTCAGAACCGAGGGACAGCTAATCCGGATGGGGAGTACATCTCAGCAGCCAACCAGGGTGAATATAATGGAATGGTCACAACCAATCAGAGCTTAAGACTGAGGTGTGGGGAGGGCTATAGTGTGTCCAGTAGGGTGTCTATTGGCCAGCAGATGGCTGGGATGAGCCCTTATAGTTCTGaaaatgaagaagaggaggaagtagTAGATAAGGAAGATGGACTGCAGAGAAACACATGCTTTTCAAGGAGTATCCGGAGAGCATATGGGGCGGGGCGCATCTCACTGCTGGACACTGGGCAGAACGGGGAACGCGGGGAGGGTCCGGGACAGGGGGTTTCATCCAATCAGAGGCCAGGTTTAGGCTCCAGTTCAGGGTCTGAGGTGAACCTCCATTCGGAAGAGAGCGTCAATGTGCTGAGCAGACTAACCAAGAGTGCAGACAACCTACACCTTAAGGCCCCTTTCAGACGCAaagccccttctccctctccaaaTGACTCACCTGGTACCATTGGCTCTGTAGTGGCCAATGTGGGCCCCAGCATACAGAGATCAGCCAGTGCCTCGTCCGTGGACCTTAGGGACCGCAGCCAGAGCCCTGGTCGCCTTAGAAGTCCCCTAGGGGCCAGGGGCCACATGTTGAAGCTAGTGGGCAGCATGACTGACCTGACCGTGAGACGTAGGCCTAACCTGTCCCCCGTCACTTGCCCAGGCTCCCCCGTGACTCCCCTGTCCCCCCTCAGCCGTCTCCACGACGACTACTCCCGCCGTACGCCCTGCCTTCCCGCCGGCGACCGTCAACGGCGGCCCTCGCCCGCCAGAACGAGGAACGTCACTCTGGTATCACTGGAACACACCCCAACCATCCACCCCCACCTCCAGGGAAGACCAGACCATGTCTTCAGTTTCCCAACCTATAGTGAACCTCTCGCTACAACCTCATCTCCCCTGAGGAGCAGCCTGTGTGAGGGGGGCAGGCCTCAGGAGGGACGGGGAGACGGGTGGAGAGCTCAGTGtgactccactccactccaccagggGGAGCCATGTGAGAGCCACAGCAAACACCAGCCGGAGGTCAATGCAGAGGTCAAGACGGCACCAAAGCAG TGCAtatggaccagaccagaccaagatCAGGAGGAGCTGGAG GACACATCAGACGAACAGGGCAGAGAGGCACTGTTAGGGGGTGAAGAGGCGCCCTCTCCTTCAGCCACCGGTACCACTCTCACCCCAAGATGTTCCCTACATTCTCCCATCTCACCCATATTAACCACATCACCCATGGCAACAGGCGCAACGGAAACGTCCACGTCCGTCACCCCCAGACGGAGGGCGGGGCGATCGAGGCCTCGGCCAATCTCTGACTACGCTCAGCTGGTTGCCAGGAAGTACGCCATCCCCGAGGAGGAGGCGGAGCTACAACCTGAGGAGAGGATTACAAATGGAACTCTCTGTCAGGACTTCAAAAGTAATGGAGGCTCGCAGGACAGTGACAGCCAAGAGAACTACAATATGAATGGAGATCTCCGGTGCCGGAGAAGACGGCCTATGTCTGTGATTGGAGGAGTGGATCTGTACTCTTCACCTGGcgctgaggggagagaggaccgCCTGCCGTCT CCCCTGTCACGCCCCCCTGTCCCATCCCACCAAGTGCCCTCCTACAGGGCTGTGTCGGCCAGGTTCCGCCCCTCCACCTTCTCCCAGAGCACACCCATTGGACTGGACCGCCTTGGACAACGCAAACTACACAGAGTCCTCagtg ACGGAGGCTCAGAGTGTTGTGCAGCGGTGGATGGTGACAGTGtgagtgaggaggaggggagcTTCGATGAGCTCAGTGATGTCACAACGTACCTGCAGCCTGGGGTGGGGCTGTCTGCTCTCAGCCAG tggATCAGCCAGGGTCAAGCTGTGTATGCAGAGGCCCTGTGGGACCATGTGACAATGGAGGAGCAGGAGCTGGCGTTCAAGGCGGGGGATGTGATCCGGGTGCTGGAGGCCCCTCACAAGGACTGGTGGTGGGGCATGGGGGCAGACAGGGAGGCCTGGTTCCCCTCCAGCTTCGTCAGG GTGCGTGTGAACCAGGAGGAGGATTCTGGAGCGGAGAGTGTAGAGCGTTGTGCTCTGGACCAGGAGAACCCACACACTGCCCCCCGGGACACACACAGCGCTGAGCACCGCCACCAGATGAGGACCAACGTGGTCAAAGAGATCATGAACACAGAACGCATCTACATCAAACACCTCCGGGACATCTGTGAG GGCTATATCCGTCAGTGTGGTAAGAACCCAGGCATGTTCACTGAGCTGCAGCTGAAGACCATCTTCAGTAACATCGAGGACATCTACAAGTTCCAGAGACAGTTCCTCAAAGACCTGGAGAGGAAGTACAACACAGACCAGCCTCACCTCAGTGAGATAGGAGCCTGTTTCCTCTTACAG gGGGAGGGGTTTTCCATCTACTCTGAGTACTGTAACACCCACCCTGCAGCGTGTGGGGAGCTGCAGCGCCTCATGAAGCTGGGCAGGTACAAGCACTTCTTTGAGGCCTGCCGGCTGCTGCAGCAGATGATTGACATCTCCATCGCCGGCTTCCTGCTCACGCCCGTCCAGAAGATCTGCAAGTACCCCCTGCAGCTGGGAGAGCTGCTCAAATACACTCCCAAAGACCACAG TGACTACGGTGGAGTGAGTGATGCGTACGAGGCGATGAAGAACGTGGCGAGCCTCATCAATGAGGGGAAGAGGCGCCTGGAGAGTGTTGACGCCATCGCTCACTGGCAAGTGGCCATCCTACGCTGGGAG GGAGCAGACGTGTTGGAGCGCAGCTCGGAGCTGATCCACTCTGGAGAGCTGACCCGGATCGTGTGCCAGGGCAACAAGACACAGCAGCGCAGCTTCTTCCTGTTCGACCACCAGCTGGTGTTCTGTAAGAAGGACGTGCTGCGCCGCGACCTGCTGTACTACCGCGGCCGTCTGGACATGGACCACACGGAGCTGCTGGAGATGCCCGACGGCAGGGACCCTGAGCTGGGCATCTCGCTGAAGAATGCCCTGTGGCTCCGGAACAGCTCCACTCTGGAGACCCtgtgttacctctgctgcagaaagcCCCAGGACAGACAGCGCTGGCTGCAGGCCTTTgccagggagagacggagggtaCAGGAGGACCAAGAGACGG GAATGAAGATCAGTGAAACGCAGCGAAAACAAGCAATCTTCAATGCGAGGAAATCCCGACAAGGGAAAATGAAGA CCATGGGCTACTCTGTCCCACCCCACAACCAGCCCCTGCATCCAATTCACCAGCGCCACGTTACCGTGCCAACCAGCGTGCCTCAGCAGCAGGTGTTCACATTGGCCGAGCCCAAGCGAAAGCCCGCCCATCTGTGGTACACCTTCACCCGACACACCTTCTTCAGGAAGTGA
- the LOC109899245 gene encoding uncharacterized protein LOC109899245 isoform X1, giving the protein MRMAGQSDAALSSSDDSLSCRDGSSTDPDLQPRAWPRPLGDLYPTQGHVEIAVPPSLLSGCGAQVQLVTYDPHNEESRLNRLNTDTWSSRVIGHPEMKPYPSRIMRLFSTQRKCTVPGDSPGTTRPLSFQGPQSSAGGPQAWPVLSGLAVMGSFKKLRSSVLQGIQNRGTANPDGEYISAANQGEYNGMVTTNQSLRLRCGEGYSVSSRVSIGQQMAGMSPYSSENEEEEEVVDKEDGLQRNTCFSRSIRRAYGAGRISLLDTGQNGERGEGPGQGVSSNQRPGLGSSSGSEVNLHSEESVNVLSRLTKSADNLHLKAPFRRKAPSPSPNDSPGTIGSVVANVGPSIQRSASASSVDLRDRSQSPGRLRSPLGARGHMLKLVGSMTDLTVRRRPNLSPVTCPGSPVTPLSPLSRLHDDYSRRTPCLPAGDRQRRPSPARTRNVTLVSLEHTPTIHPHLQGRPDHVFSFPTYSEPLATTSSPLRSSLCEGGRPQEGRGDGWRAQCDSTPLHQGEPCESHSKHQPEVNAEVKTAPKQCIWTRPDQDQEELEDTSDEQGREALLGGEEAPSPSATGTTLTPRCSLHSPISPILTTSPMATGATETSTSVTPRRRAGRSRPRPISDYAQLVARKYAIPEEEAELQPEERITNGTLCQDFKSNGGSQDSDSQENYNMNGDLRCRRRRPMSVIGGVDLYSSPGAEGREDRLPSPLSRPPVPSHQVPSYRAVSARFRPSTFSQSTPIGLDRLGQRKLHRVLSADGGSECCAAVDGDSVSEEEGSFDELSDVTTYLQPGVGLSALSQWISQGQAVYAEALWDHVTMEEQELAFKAGDVIRVLEAPHKDWWWGMGADREAWFPSSFVRVRVNQEEDSGAESVERCALDQENPHTAPRDTHSAEHRHQMRTNVVKEIMNTERIYIKHLRDICEGYIRQCGKNPGMFTELQLKTIFSNIEDIYKFQRQFLKDLERKYNTDQPHLSEIGACFLLQGEGFSIYSEYCNTHPAACGELQRLMKLGRYKHFFEACRLLQQMIDISIAGFLLTPVQKICKYPLQLGELLKYTPKDHSDYGGVSDAYEAMKNVASLINEGKRRLESVDAIAHWQVAILRWEGADVLERSSELIHSGELTRIVCQGNKTQQRSFFLFDHQLVFCKKDVLRRDLLYYRGRLDMDHTELLEMPDGRDPELGISLKNALWLRNSSTLETLCYLCCRKPQDRQRWLQAFARERRRVQEDQETGMKISETQRKQAIFNARKSRQGKMKTMGYSVPPHNQPLHPIHQRHVTVPTSVPQQQVFTLAEPKRKPAHLWYTFTRHTFFRK; this is encoded by the exons GCGGGGCAGAGCGATGCAGCCCTGTCTAGCAGCGATGACTCCCTCTCCTGTCGCGATGGCTCCTCCACCGACCCTGACCTTCAACCTCGAGCCTGGCCCCGACCCCTCGGCGATCTTTACCCTACCCAGGGTCACGTGGAGATTGCGGTGCCCCCGTCCCTGCTGTCTGGGTGTGGTGCCCAGGTACAGCTTGTGACCTATGACCCCCACAATGAGGAGAGTAGACTGAACAGGCTCAACACGGACACCTGGTCCAGCCGAGTGATAGGCCACCCTGAGATGAAGCCCTACCCCTCCAGGATCATGAGGCTCTTCTCTACCCAGAGGAAGTGCACTGTTCCTGGGGACAGTCCGGGCACAACCAGGCCCCTCTCCTTCCAGGGCCCTCAATCCAGTGCCGGGGGCCCGCAGGCTTGGCCAGTCCTGTCAGGGCTTGCCGTCATGGGCTCCTTTAAGAAGCTGCGCTCCTCAGTGCTCCAAGGCATTCAGAACCGAGGGACAGCTAATCCGGATGGGGAGTACATCTCAGCAGCCAACCAGGGTGAATATAATGGAATGGTCACAACCAATCAGAGCTTAAGACTGAGGTGTGGGGAGGGCTATAGTGTGTCCAGTAGGGTGTCTATTGGCCAGCAGATGGCTGGGATGAGCCCTTATAGTTCTGaaaatgaagaagaggaggaagtagTAGATAAGGAAGATGGACTGCAGAGAAACACATGCTTTTCAAGGAGTATCCGGAGAGCATATGGGGCGGGGCGCATCTCACTGCTGGACACTGGGCAGAACGGGGAACGCGGGGAGGGTCCGGGACAGGGGGTTTCATCCAATCAGAGGCCAGGTTTAGGCTCCAGTTCAGGGTCTGAGGTGAACCTCCATTCGGAAGAGAGCGTCAATGTGCTGAGCAGACTAACCAAGAGTGCAGACAACCTACACCTTAAGGCCCCTTTCAGACGCAaagccccttctccctctccaaaTGACTCACCTGGTACCATTGGCTCTGTAGTGGCCAATGTGGGCCCCAGCATACAGAGATCAGCCAGTGCCTCGTCCGTGGACCTTAGGGACCGCAGCCAGAGCCCTGGTCGCCTTAGAAGTCCCCTAGGGGCCAGGGGCCACATGTTGAAGCTAGTGGGCAGCATGACTGACCTGACCGTGAGACGTAGGCCTAACCTGTCCCCCGTCACTTGCCCAGGCTCCCCCGTGACTCCCCTGTCCCCCCTCAGCCGTCTCCACGACGACTACTCCCGCCGTACGCCCTGCCTTCCCGCCGGCGACCGTCAACGGCGGCCCTCGCCCGCCAGAACGAGGAACGTCACTCTGGTATCACTGGAACACACCCCAACCATCCACCCCCACCTCCAGGGAAGACCAGACCATGTCTTCAGTTTCCCAACCTATAGTGAACCTCTCGCTACAACCTCATCTCCCCTGAGGAGCAGCCTGTGTGAGGGGGGCAGGCCTCAGGAGGGACGGGGAGACGGGTGGAGAGCTCAGTGtgactccactccactccaccagggGGAGCCATGTGAGAGCCACAGCAAACACCAGCCGGAGGTCAATGCAGAGGTCAAGACGGCACCAAAGCAG TGCAtatggaccagaccagaccaagatCAGGAGGAGCTGGAG GACACATCAGACGAACAGGGCAGAGAGGCACTGTTAGGGGGTGAAGAGGCGCCCTCTCCTTCAGCCACCGGTACCACTCTCACCCCAAGATGTTCCCTACATTCTCCCATCTCACCCATATTAACCACATCACCCATGGCAACAGGCGCAACGGAAACGTCCACGTCCGTCACCCCCAGACGGAGGGCGGGGCGATCGAGGCCTCGGCCAATCTCTGACTACGCTCAGCTGGTTGCCAGGAAGTACGCCATCCCCGAGGAGGAGGCGGAGCTACAACCTGAGGAGAGGATTACAAATGGAACTCTCTGTCAGGACTTCAAAAGTAATGGAGGCTCGCAGGACAGTGACAGCCAAGAGAACTACAATATGAATGGAGATCTCCGGTGCCGGAGAAGACGGCCTATGTCTGTGATTGGAGGAGTGGATCTGTACTCTTCACCTGGcgctgaggggagagaggaccgCCTGCCGTCT CCCCTGTCACGCCCCCCTGTCCCATCCCACCAAGTGCCCTCCTACAGGGCTGTGTCGGCCAGGTTCCGCCCCTCCACCTTCTCCCAGAGCACACCCATTGGACTGGACCGCCTTGGACAACGCAAACTACACAGAGTCCTCagtg CAGACGGAGGCTCAGAGTGTTGTGCAGCGGTGGATGGTGACAGTGtgagtgaggaggaggggagcTTCGATGAGCTCAGTGATGTCACAACGTACCTGCAGCCTGGGGTGGGGCTGTCTGCTCTCAGCCAG tggATCAGCCAGGGTCAAGCTGTGTATGCAGAGGCCCTGTGGGACCATGTGACAATGGAGGAGCAGGAGCTGGCGTTCAAGGCGGGGGATGTGATCCGGGTGCTGGAGGCCCCTCACAAGGACTGGTGGTGGGGCATGGGGGCAGACAGGGAGGCCTGGTTCCCCTCCAGCTTCGTCAGG GTGCGTGTGAACCAGGAGGAGGATTCTGGAGCGGAGAGTGTAGAGCGTTGTGCTCTGGACCAGGAGAACCCACACACTGCCCCCCGGGACACACACAGCGCTGAGCACCGCCACCAGATGAGGACCAACGTGGTCAAAGAGATCATGAACACAGAACGCATCTACATCAAACACCTCCGGGACATCTGTGAG GGCTATATCCGTCAGTGTGGTAAGAACCCAGGCATGTTCACTGAGCTGCAGCTGAAGACCATCTTCAGTAACATCGAGGACATCTACAAGTTCCAGAGACAGTTCCTCAAAGACCTGGAGAGGAAGTACAACACAGACCAGCCTCACCTCAGTGAGATAGGAGCCTGTTTCCTCTTACAG gGGGAGGGGTTTTCCATCTACTCTGAGTACTGTAACACCCACCCTGCAGCGTGTGGGGAGCTGCAGCGCCTCATGAAGCTGGGCAGGTACAAGCACTTCTTTGAGGCCTGCCGGCTGCTGCAGCAGATGATTGACATCTCCATCGCCGGCTTCCTGCTCACGCCCGTCCAGAAGATCTGCAAGTACCCCCTGCAGCTGGGAGAGCTGCTCAAATACACTCCCAAAGACCACAG TGACTACGGTGGAGTGAGTGATGCGTACGAGGCGATGAAGAACGTGGCGAGCCTCATCAATGAGGGGAAGAGGCGCCTGGAGAGTGTTGACGCCATCGCTCACTGGCAAGTGGCCATCCTACGCTGGGAG GGAGCAGACGTGTTGGAGCGCAGCTCGGAGCTGATCCACTCTGGAGAGCTGACCCGGATCGTGTGCCAGGGCAACAAGACACAGCAGCGCAGCTTCTTCCTGTTCGACCACCAGCTGGTGTTCTGTAAGAAGGACGTGCTGCGCCGCGACCTGCTGTACTACCGCGGCCGTCTGGACATGGACCACACGGAGCTGCTGGAGATGCCCGACGGCAGGGACCCTGAGCTGGGCATCTCGCTGAAGAATGCCCTGTGGCTCCGGAACAGCTCCACTCTGGAGACCCtgtgttacctctgctgcagaaagcCCCAGGACAGACAGCGCTGGCTGCAGGCCTTTgccagggagagacggagggtaCAGGAGGACCAAGAGACGG GAATGAAGATCAGTGAAACGCAGCGAAAACAAGCAATCTTCAATGCGAGGAAATCCCGACAAGGGAAAATGAAGA CCATGGGCTACTCTGTCCCACCCCACAACCAGCCCCTGCATCCAATTCACCAGCGCCACGTTACCGTGCCAACCAGCGTGCCTCAGCAGCAGGTGTTCACATTGGCCGAGCCCAAGCGAAAGCCCGCCCATCTGTGGTACACCTTCACCCGACACACCTTCTTCAGGAAGTGA
- the LOC109899245 gene encoding spermatogenesis-associated protein 13 isoform X3: protein MEEQELAFKAGDVIRVLEAPHKDWWWGMGADREAWFPSSFVRVRVNQEEDSGAESVERCALDQENPHTAPRDTHSAEHRHQMRTNVVKEIMNTERIYIKHLRDICEGYIRQCGKNPGMFTELQLKTIFSNIEDIYKFQRQFLKDLERKYNTDQPHLSEIGACFLLQGEGFSIYSEYCNTHPAACGELQRLMKLGRYKHFFEACRLLQQMIDISIAGFLLTPVQKICKYPLQLGELLKYTPKDHSDYGGVSDAYEAMKNVASLINEGKRRLESVDAIAHWQVAILRWEGADVLERSSELIHSGELTRIVCQGNKTQQRSFFLFDHQLVFCKKDVLRRDLLYYRGRLDMDHTELLEMPDGRDPELGISLKNALWLRNSSTLETLCYLCCRKPQDRQRWLQAFARERRRVQEDQETGMKISETQRKQAIFNARKSRQGKMKTMGYSVPPHNQPLHPIHQRHVTVPTSVPQQQVFTLAEPKRKPAHLWYTFTRHTFFRK, encoded by the exons ATGGAGGAGCAGGAGCTGGCGTTCAAGGCGGGGGATGTGATCCGGGTGCTGGAGGCCCCTCACAAGGACTGGTGGTGGGGCATGGGGGCAGACAGGGAGGCCTGGTTCCCCTCCAGCTTCGTCAGG GTGCGTGTGAACCAGGAGGAGGATTCTGGAGCGGAGAGTGTAGAGCGTTGTGCTCTGGACCAGGAGAACCCACACACTGCCCCCCGGGACACACACAGCGCTGAGCACCGCCACCAGATGAGGACCAACGTGGTCAAAGAGATCATGAACACAGAACGCATCTACATCAAACACCTCCGGGACATCTGTGAG GGCTATATCCGTCAGTGTGGTAAGAACCCAGGCATGTTCACTGAGCTGCAGCTGAAGACCATCTTCAGTAACATCGAGGACATCTACAAGTTCCAGAGACAGTTCCTCAAAGACCTGGAGAGGAAGTACAACACAGACCAGCCTCACCTCAGTGAGATAGGAGCCTGTTTCCTCTTACAG gGGGAGGGGTTTTCCATCTACTCTGAGTACTGTAACACCCACCCTGCAGCGTGTGGGGAGCTGCAGCGCCTCATGAAGCTGGGCAGGTACAAGCACTTCTTTGAGGCCTGCCGGCTGCTGCAGCAGATGATTGACATCTCCATCGCCGGCTTCCTGCTCACGCCCGTCCAGAAGATCTGCAAGTACCCCCTGCAGCTGGGAGAGCTGCTCAAATACACTCCCAAAGACCACAG TGACTACGGTGGAGTGAGTGATGCGTACGAGGCGATGAAGAACGTGGCGAGCCTCATCAATGAGGGGAAGAGGCGCCTGGAGAGTGTTGACGCCATCGCTCACTGGCAAGTGGCCATCCTACGCTGGGAG GGAGCAGACGTGTTGGAGCGCAGCTCGGAGCTGATCCACTCTGGAGAGCTGACCCGGATCGTGTGCCAGGGCAACAAGACACAGCAGCGCAGCTTCTTCCTGTTCGACCACCAGCTGGTGTTCTGTAAGAAGGACGTGCTGCGCCGCGACCTGCTGTACTACCGCGGCCGTCTGGACATGGACCACACGGAGCTGCTGGAGATGCCCGACGGCAGGGACCCTGAGCTGGGCATCTCGCTGAAGAATGCCCTGTGGCTCCGGAACAGCTCCACTCTGGAGACCCtgtgttacctctgctgcagaaagcCCCAGGACAGACAGCGCTGGCTGCAGGCCTTTgccagggagagacggagggtaCAGGAGGACCAAGAGACGG GAATGAAGATCAGTGAAACGCAGCGAAAACAAGCAATCTTCAATGCGAGGAAATCCCGACAAGGGAAAATGAAGA CCATGGGCTACTCTGTCCCACCCCACAACCAGCCCCTGCATCCAATTCACCAGCGCCACGTTACCGTGCCAACCAGCGTGCCTCAGCAGCAGGTGTTCACATTGGCCGAGCCCAAGCGAAAGCCCGCCCATCTGTGGTACACCTTCACCCGACACACCTTCTTCAGGAAGTGA